The region aagaaagaaactaGCTAGGATCAAATACTGTGTGCTGGAAAGGTTGCCCTACCATTCATTATGTTTTGTGGTCCTCAATCTGAGGTGCATTTAAGTTTTGATTCTTGAAGTTTCAACAATAAAACTCAAGATTTCATGTTTTGGAGACTGTTGACGaggtttaatttttaatacataTGTAATATAGATTATTGTTTTTGAAGGGGATGGGGTGTAGTgcgtatttaatttgtattgatGAGTTTATAGAAGAAGTAGGAAAAGGATGTAGCTAGTGGAGCAGTGACGAGGTTTAGTGGGCAAACAAAAAGCAAGCGACGTCGACATCGGAGGAGACAACCGCCGGAGAAGTTGGAAGTGGACCCTCTGTGGACTTGCCTCTTCGATCACTGCATATTCACATTGAAATATATTCCGGATATATACAACTATGTAGGTGTCTtagaacaaaatttaaaaattaaatgaaaaagagaTATTCAGTCATTACGATTATTGTGATACTGATACTATACATTTCTTGCCGAGGGCTAGCCCCGGCTTTGTACGTACGTGTGTGATGGTTTCATTCTTCAAGATCAGATCATGTCATTGTCTAATAAGGTTATAGTGCGTGCTCATGTTGGGTGATAATGGAAATGTTATTTGAGTATATGTAGCTATCATCCAACATTATTACTTTCATCAACGTGTGTGATAGGGTATACATAatgttgatatatatatgatgctgATAGTAATCCGGATGGGAGGCCAAGTTGCATGGCAGGTCACTTAAATAGAGATAGTGCATCAAGTGGGATATACAACTCTCGATGAAATTTGTGGTTATCAAGCCGGTTAACTGTCTGATCATCTTAGCCAACTTCATCACGATTGTTCCCGACATCTTGGTCCTATAGGATGCTAACTAATTGtccgaccaacttggttggagtTGTCCTTTTCTCCCTGTTGCAATGAAACTGTCACATTGCTACTGCCTGAGTTAAATTTTGTGTCATTGCCTACAATTTGCCACCATGATCCAGCTAAGCTATCGGTATAGGTAGTGACCAATGATTCATTTTACACCCCACATCCATGTATCCGGTTGAAGTTGCCCCTATTACGGTGAAACTTTCACACTACTACTGCTGGCAGTGTCATTGTCCATAATTCACCACCATGAACCAACCAAGTTATCGGCCGTGTGGGTATTGGACTATTGGCCCATGATTCATGTTACCGCCCACCCCCGGTTGCATATATACTTGATACCTCTTTTAGGGGTTCTCTCTTTTaactagaaaaaataaaaagaaactttACCGTCTTTTCATTATCCTTCCCACTTGAATTAATATcttgatataatatataaatcacactcaacttttttcaataaaatttatcATCCAAACACTAGCTTTGGAattgatattataattattatttcataaaCAGATTAAAAGAAAAGGCTTATTATCCAAACATGACTTCTATGATCACTTTATTatttaatcattaaattattaatccaAAAAGTCGTTAACAAAATGGTCTAATTCTTTGCACAAGACATAGTGGGTTGCTACCTACTTTTGCCGCCATATTGACTTGCCCCAATAATGTTTCCCCTAATCCCCTCTATGTTTTGACAACTCTAGGAAgcaacatatacatacatacagccATATAACTcacctaataaaatacaaaagatattttagattaaaaaaaaaaaacaattaagtatttaattttccTTAAGTTTTATACGGTCCAGACTGAATCAACTAGCCAGCTTGTTCCTATGAATCCTATATTGGAATCCTGCCAAATTTTACACCTCAGAATGGAGTCAGCTTTCCCAAATTACAACATATAATCAAAAACTTATAAACTTATAaccttttttttaaacatcCGAAAAAAGAAACGCACCATAACTTGAaccttttatataaaaatttaattaccttTCAGACTACGTTACTCTTGAACTATcgattcaaaattgaaattgaatcaTGATCATATCGCAACTATTGATTAGAAGCATtcttaaaagaaagaaattgcCAATCTGCCATGAATACCATGCAATGTTCTTTCATAGCTGTGGAGGTGTAATTAGCAATTAGGCAGCACACTAATCATTTACAATCAACATAATCTCTGATCTTTCCCATAATTGTGTAATTCATCAAAGCGTGAGTACGAGGACAAAATACAGAAAAGGAAAGTGCactaaacaataataatttccGACATCTTCTTTCGTTGATTACGATATTTTTATACTCAAATTAAATGAATCTCAAAAAAGTATTTCCACAACGTAACGATCGCATATATGTTTCGTTTTCGACACAAAATTTTCTACGAATCATTCGTTTACTCACCTACGCAAATGGCCTCCATAAAAAGGAAATGAGATAACAGCGCAAtatttagaattatattaaactaCTTCTGGTGGCGTAAAGGACACATTACATCTTATCTAACGTGGGTAGATGGTAataccattaattaataatttattctaAAACTGAAAAACAAATGTATTAATACAAATGTGgtatcatatctttttctttttaatgattttcctgCACTCACGCATATTTGTGAAACTGTTTCACAGATCTTTATCTGTGAGACGGGTCCGAtcaagataaaaatataatacttgtactgaaatttttaatattaatcacgaataaagtgtttgttacttattaaTCACGTAATATTACTAGAAACTCCTTCACCTACTAGGGTTTTGAATTTGCTCCATTAATTAACCATTAACAATTCTATTAGCTAGggttcaattttaaaaagtcaCTTTAAAAACCATGAACGAATAGTGATAACCGATGTAATTAGGAGTTAAAAAGgactgttttttattttaaataattcataTACAAAACCAATGTtcagttttgaagtattttataAACGAAAAATGTGAATTTTGCAATTACATTTGTTTGTCACATTTATGCTGTGAAGATCATGGAAGATTTGCTACATGGGTGTCGGTCGAGAGAAGATTTTACCCTTcaaataaaagcaaaaattcCAACTTTTtgcctaattttttttccataaaaaaaaataataatgactaATAAATTGGAATTGCTTGAAGGATAAGCAGCAGTGCATGGGCTTGCCGGTAATTCACGCTGCATCCGCACTACATGCAGCCATGTACCCAGTGTACTTTACCCCGAGTTTACCGGAAGCTGTCCGTCCAATCACGTTTCCTCCCTGTCTCCTCCCTCCTCAATTTGTCTTCATGCGGTTAAGACCCAGCCAGTTTCCCGGTTTTAAGAACATCTCTGTGATGACATGGCAGTCAAGTAGAAAAGTCAAATGTTCTGTACAGTTTGCCGAGACTTGAAGTGACACATTTGCCCTCCCAATTGTCCACTGTTTGATTGCAATCCCTCTATATATTCCTTTCTTGGTCTCCCTTTTCACCATGAGAGCTTTTGCCACCTActattcatcttcttcttctccatatTCCCAAGAGATAATATAACTTCTGTATTGACGCCATGCCTGAGGCTTTAGAAAGGTCCGCGGATGAAAGAAATCTGGAGGAAAGCAACAACAGGATTCTCCAGTTCATCGAAGACGTTACTAGTAACGCTGGGCAAGTTCAAGAAAGGGTTCTCAACGCCATACTTTCTCGTAATGCCGGCGTCGAATACTTGCTCCGCCACGGCCTTAACGGGCGGACTGACAGAGAAACGTTCAAGAAGCTCGTCCCCGTCGTGACGTACGAGGATGTCAAGCCTGATATTGATCGTGTTGCTAATGGTGAACCTTCTTCCATCATTTGTTCTCAACCCATTTCCGAGTTCTTGACAAGGTAATTAACTTgctatttttacatttttatatcaGCCAGTTAACTATGAATAATTTAAGCTGTCTGTTCGTGTCATAAATTAGGGTTTACCCAGCACATGTACACCTTTTAAGTAGTGATTGCAGGTTTTCTGTCAAAGCAGAAtttaacttttgtttttttaaatgatttatatattactaGCTCGGGAACTTCGCGGGGAGAGAGGAAGCTGATGCCGACGATAGAAGAAGAACTAGAAAGAAAGTCGTTGCTTTACAGCCTATTAATGCCGGTGATGAACCAATTTGTGCCGGATTTGCACAAGGGGAAAGCCATGTATTTCCTGTTTGTTAAAGAAGAAGCCAGAACTCCAGGCGGACTTCTGGCACGGCCAGTTCTAACGAGCTATCACAAAAGCTCTCATTTCAAGGAAAGGTCATATGATCCCTACACGGATTACACCAGCCCCAACGAAACCATTCTCTGCACCGATTCATTCCAAAGCATGTACTCTCAGATGCTCTGCGGCCTCTGGTATGGCGACCAAGTTCTCCGCGTCGGCGCCATCTTCGCCTCCGCCTTCATCCGCGCCATTCATTTCCTGGAAAAGCACTGGCGGCTTCTCTGTCATGATATCCGGACCGGAACGTTGAATCCCAGAATTACAGACCCTTCTGTGAGGGAAGCCGTGGCGATAATATTGAAACCTAACCCGGAGCTCGCTGAGTTCATTGAGAAAGAATGCGGGAAAGAGTCGTGGAAAGGTATTATTCCGAGGATATGGCGTAATACCAAGTACATTGAAGTTATAGTGACAGGTGCCATGTCTCAGTACATTCCTACTCTCAATTATTTTGGCAATGATCTTCCCCTCGTCTGTACCATGTATGCTTCTTCCGAGTGTTATTTCGCTGTAAACCTTAATCCTCTTTCCAAGCCCAGCGAGGTTGCTTATACCATCATCCCTACCATGGCGTATTTCGAGTTCTTGCCCGTTTCTCGCGGAACCGGAGTGCCCGAATCCAACCCGGTTGAACTTGTGGATCTTGTAGATGTTAAACTCGGGCAAGAATATGAGCTCGTCGTCACCACTTACGCAGGTAAATCTTATATTtcggtcctgtttggtaaaacaatttaatttatcagtcaattttcaCTTATTCTACCagtattagctgtttgactgaTTAAATTGGTTAATCAGTTTTTTGACTTGATTATGGGTTTTCAGGGTTGTATCGTTATCGTGTGGGTGACATTCTCCGGGTCGCCGGATTCAAGAACAACGCGCCGCAATTTAACTTCGTGTGTCGGAAGAACGTCGCGCTCAGCATAGACTCCGACAAAACGGACGAGGTAGAGCTACATAACGCCGTCAAGAATGCGTCCAACATTCTTCTGCCGTTTGATGCGTCGTTAATAGAGTACACCAGCCATGCAAACACGTCCACCATCCCCGGACACTACGTCCTCTACTGGGAAATCAGCCAGTCGTCGGAAAACCCAATTCCTCCCTACATTTTCGAGGACTGCTGCCTCGCCGTCGAAGAATCGCTCAACAGCGTTTACCGGCAGTGCCGCGTCTACGACAAGTCCATCGGGCCGCTGGAAATCAGGATAGTGGAGAACGGCACGTTCGATAAGATGATGGACTACGCCATCGCCAACGGCGGCTCGTCGATTAATCAGTACAAGGCGCCGCGCTGTGTGACGCACGCTCCGATTGTGGAGCTTCTTGACTCGCGAGTTGTGTCAAATTATTTCAGTCCTAAACCTCCCAAATGGGCTCCCGGTCAAAAGCATTGGAACACAAACTAAAATGGCCTGGAGACTTTACGGACCATTAATGTTGTCACTAAGCATGGATGTTAAATTATATTCTACTGTTTTGTCTTCTACAATTTGTCTTTCTGCATCCTATTATTCTAGCTCTTGTAGCTTTGTATGTCCTTATCCAAAAATAACCAATAAGAAAAGCATCATTATTTTACCAAATTGAGACCAGTAATTAATGATACTTGACTTTAGGTATGTAGCAATCTTAAATCTCTATGTCAGTTATCACACCCAATAGAAGTGCTACAATTAAGATGGGATTAGTTATTGTGTCgatgaaaactctaagttacacccaaaaaaaaaaatcataaaaataattaatggtTGACAAACTTCCACAATCTTTTCATATTTAGATTGAAATCTAAATTCTTGCAAAAATGGTAGGTGTTATCTGTTCagtctttcttttcttcttcttcttaattcCCTAGTGTTTCCTTGAATGACAAATGTCAACATttattttgaggaaaaatgtcaACATTAATAacttgttatttaaaaaaaaaaaaaaggtggacTTTTTCCATCTCTAGCTATAATTGTAGCTGTGATTTGAAGGTTATCACACTAATTTTCTGTGTCCAAGCAAATGATTGAAGTCATCCATTTCGTGTGCGTACAAACCATGATATCTTTGGTACTAAGCTAATGTTTAAGTCATATTACTTGGTACAACTAACCACCTTTGAGAGTACTTTTATAGTTGACTTGCAATTATTTGTTGCAAATTAACTCAACACAATTATACAAGAATATATAAGGAAAAAAACAATTgaattctattatatatattatcaataaaGACACtatacatgtttatttacaCTTATTTTAGACTTAACATAATATATGTTATACTATATATCCTAGGataagataaaaatatttaatataacataAAATTATACATATCTTAGCTTGCAGCACACACTTGTTAAAATTGACAACCTCAATTTTTAATAAGCCTTATGCCGTAATCTTCAATATAATGACttgcttgattttttaaaacGTAGATTATGCTTCCTTTAAACTGTACTTGAGTTTTTGTCAAACTCTATTTTAGAGACCTTAGTGTAAGAATAAAACTGAAacatataggatctaacctccagccatagttgatgttGTAGTTTGAATCATTCTGAACTATTTGAACTGCTTGCTtaaatgaactgatttttctctcacttctactctatactctctggatggtgtatgagactgaATGTTTTGAGCAGTGAGAGGTGAAGGACCTTAAATAGCTGCAAACCATCATTGCAGCAGAAACCCCAAATGTCTTCCTACAGTAGTACTGTTTGCACCACAAATGTTTTGTCtcccaaatgaaaatgacaggtTTGGAATATGTCAGATGAAAAccctattttatgttttattagacaaaactttTCATCTCCTTATTAGACAAAACCTTTCACTTAGCTTATAAGGGTCATTTCACTTATAattatgagattttttttaaaaaaatttaaaacctaagTTTTCATTAGAATTAATAAAACTCGAGTTTTCTAAATTAATCAGTTCACGGATTTTAGGACCCAATGTCTTAAGGGTCTTAAGGCTCCACCTTGATTTCATTACCACAAGGGAATAATGTAACTCAAATTTTCTAGCGCTAGTTATGCTCACTTTAATTAGATCAACCAATCAACTTGTTGATATCAATTTTAACAACTTGAAAATAATCATTGTACACCTCACATGAACAACAGTTGTGATAAGTCACGTTGTTGATTTTGTAGTATTTCCTGACGAACTCTTTGTTACAACAATTTCTTCTGTTATAGCATACTAAACCTAATACAACACTAAAATGACTATTTTAATTTCGTATGCCAACAAATATTGCcaaatttagaagaagaaaaataacaaaactttAACTGAaactatttttgtttaaaaggAACCAAACCCTTACTATTTGAACTATACAACGTTGATAATTTAACAACTAGATTATTTTAAAggtgctttcaaaaaaaaattattttaaaggcATTTCCATCAGTATATATTATACAACCAAATCTTACAATATTTAAACAGATAAAGTCTTAATTAATTTCCTAATTCTTGGGAttcttttttattgaaaaaaagaaagagggaAATGTTAGGTGAGGCATTATTGCAGGAAGACCTAGCTAGCGTTTGAATGCACTCTTTCTCCAATCCTTTTAATTTCAATAGTCATATCAGATCAGTGTGacaaatgcatatatattttattgatcGGATATGATATGATTTTCGAGATTCATCCACGTACGGCATTCCATTTGGTGAGACGCAATTATAGAGACGAACTTGGTCTCCCATCCACAATCTATACTCTCTTGCTCTCTTCTTCAAgtacaataattttcaaattaatattcCCAATTAAGATCCTGTTTGTAATTGTAGTGAATTGCGGTAGTATATATTTTCAACACCAAATTTAGACTAATGGGCACTGAAATGACATCCCCAGAACGATTTAGGTGAAGCACTCTAACATGATTTGCACCCATAGACTGAAAAGACTGGCAAGAAACTGATAGATGTTTAATTTCCATGGCTATTAGATTGGCTGGCCTGGCCAGCTCCAATAACCTAATAAAGTCGTAAAGAATTATTGGGATGCATTAATTAAGTAGTTGAGAACGGTCTaacataatttaatttgcagGCAATTAAGCACAGATAATGGGAAGGAGCAAGTTGCAAATTAATCAGAATTGGAACATCTTTATCAAAAGGCTTGGTGTGAAGGTGGAAGTGTACTGTTCCCAGGCATGCCCATGTCCCCGGAGCAGAACACAGGTTCCATGGTTTCTCCCGTTTTCTCGTGGGCACAACAGCAAAACATGTCACACGTGAACTCCTATGCTGTCTTTGTCAATACTTCATATATTTTGTCCAGTGCACGTACGTGTTGTTACGTTGTTGTTTAGTTTTCACTTTCCTGCtataattcattcattttgTTTTGTCCATCTGAATGGCCGCACTGGATTGGACTCGCATCTTGCGGAGATTAGCCCGCCCtataataatgattaattaaccaaacattcTCTGATCATGTATAGTACGTGTTAAATCTGTGATTACAAGTtcgttatttttcataataaatcgGAGGAATATGAGTATATAACCAATAAATCGGAGGTTATTTTCAGAGTTTATTGTTAATGTTTCGTTGACCACATTAATTAGCATGTTTTTTGAGGATTATTGATCACAATGAGAGCTGAGTTAAGATTTCAAGTTACTCCTTGCATAAATCTAATTTTTTCTATGAAAATAGGGGAAATTAGCTAGGGATATGGATGTTTGATACTTTGTGTGTTTGAAGGATTTGGAATTGATACGTCATGAGAGTGAGacaatttatattcttaatTCTTGTTTAGATGATCATGGAAGTGGTTTTTAGACTATAATTCTTACATACTTCACCTAAATTCCTCagttatgtgttttttttttctaattctaTAAGTTTTCTTGCCTCTAGTAAATTTTACTCATTAACTTAGtcctatttcttttattttgaaattatctcttatttatatgtgtttgtcCTATTTCATTTATGGTTGTTAAGCTTcttattaatttctcaagactAATGACTAGTTACTTATTATTGTATATTACGTGTCAAAACTTCAATCCACTAAGAACAACATTCCAGATCCAAAGCAACAGTGAAATGTTGCTATGTCGTAATGCATAAACATGAAGGGCTATTGGGTTGGGTTTGGACCGTTTCGTGACACTAGCCTCTATTGGGCTAGGTTTGGTTTGGTTAATGGGCTCTATTTTGGTGT is a window of Ipomoea triloba cultivar NCNSP0323 chromosome 11, ASM357664v1 DNA encoding:
- the LOC115996338 gene encoding indole-3-acetic acid-amido synthetase GH3.6-like; protein product: MPEALERSADERNLEESNNRILQFIEDVTSNAGQVQERVLNAILSRNAGVEYLLRHGLNGRTDRETFKKLVPVVTYEDVKPDIDRVANGEPSSIICSQPISEFLTSSGTSRGERKLMPTIEEELERKSLLYSLLMPVMNQFVPDLHKGKAMYFLFVKEEARTPGGLLARPVLTSYHKSSHFKERSYDPYTDYTSPNETILCTDSFQSMYSQMLCGLWYGDQVLRVGAIFASAFIRAIHFLEKHWRLLCHDIRTGTLNPRITDPSVREAVAIILKPNPELAEFIEKECGKESWKGIIPRIWRNTKYIEVIVTGAMSQYIPTLNYFGNDLPLVCTMYASSECYFAVNLNPLSKPSEVAYTIIPTMAYFEFLPVSRGTGVPESNPVELVDLVDVKLGQEYELVVTTYAGLYRYRVGDILRVAGFKNNAPQFNFVCRKNVALSIDSDKTDEVELHNAVKNASNILLPFDASLIEYTSHANTSTIPGHYVLYWEISQSSENPIPPYIFEDCCLAVEESLNSVYRQCRVYDKSIGPLEIRIVENGTFDKMMDYAIANGGSSINQYKAPRCVTHAPIVELLDSRVVSNYFSPKPPKWAPGQKHWNTN